From a region of the Streptomyces caniferus genome:
- a CDS encoding DUF6790 family protein — protein sequence MPAAAAFLWGAAIGHVYQWFAHGDHAAGNAGGILANDVLLPAVMIALAARDVRRAGSGRGHTARPAA from the coding sequence GTGCCGGCGGCCGCCGCGTTCCTGTGGGGAGCCGCGATCGGCCACGTCTACCAGTGGTTCGCCCACGGCGACCACGCCGCCGGAAACGCGGGTGGCATCCTCGCCAACGACGTTCTGCTTCCCGCCGTGATGATCGCCTTGGCCGCCCGGGACGTCCGCCGCGCCGGCTCGGGCCGCGGCCACACCGCCCGCCCGGCCGCCTGA
- a CDS encoding FadR/GntR family transcriptional regulator, translating to MKRISAPRRTTSLSAQLVDSLRSHIESGGWPVGTRIPPEQALIEELGVGRSTLREAIGALVHLGLLEPRAGDGTYVRSSSELQSVMVRRASSARRDHVLELRTVLEEYASQAAALRRDESQLQQLRELLADADAACADEDTSAATNVDALFHRAVVRASGNDLLIEVYDYLGTALTSSLGGLPWDAVHAEEHARLHRRLVDAIEARDAGGARGAAAAIVQLTRGHETGTPRAAEDR from the coding sequence ATGAAACGCATCAGCGCACCGCGGCGGACCACCAGCCTCTCCGCTCAGCTCGTTGACAGTCTCCGCTCCCACATCGAGTCCGGCGGGTGGCCGGTGGGGACGCGGATCCCGCCGGAACAGGCCCTCATCGAAGAACTCGGCGTCGGACGCAGCACCCTGCGGGAGGCGATCGGTGCGCTGGTGCACCTGGGCCTGCTGGAGCCCCGCGCCGGCGACGGCACCTACGTCCGCTCATCGAGCGAGCTGCAGTCGGTCATGGTGCGGCGGGCGAGCTCCGCGCGGCGGGACCACGTGCTGGAGCTGCGGACCGTTCTGGAGGAGTACGCCTCCCAAGCCGCGGCCCTGCGCCGCGACGAGAGTCAGTTGCAGCAGCTGCGGGAGCTCCTGGCCGACGCCGACGCGGCCTGCGCCGATGAGGACACGTCCGCGGCCACGAACGTCGACGCGCTGTTCCACCGGGCCGTGGTCCGGGCGAGCGGGAACGACCTGCTGATCGAGGTGTACGACTACCTCGGCACGGCGCTCACCTCGTCCTTGGGGGGCCTGCCCTGGGACGCCGTCCATGCCGAGGAGCACGCCCGCCTGCACCGCCGGCTCGTCGACGCGATCGAAGCCCGGGACGCGGGCGGCGCCCGTGGCGCGGCGGCCGCGATCGTCCAGCTCACCCGCGGCCACGAGACCGGCACACCACGAGCCGCGGAGGACCGGTGA
- the car gene encoding carboxylic acid reductase, whose protein sequence is MSHSRPPAAELDARTDRRNAHLSATDAQFRDTVPLDAVTEAIRRPGLPLAALVATVMKGYADRPALGERATEPVTDPETGRTTLRLLKRFDTLTYGELWERVGAVASEWRHHPEHAMGPGDLVAVLGSTSSEYTVVELACIRSGMVSVPLQAGTSALHLAPIIEQTGPRLLVAHVDHVAVAIDIAANAPSLRRIILIGHHSEITAHQEELDSARGRLAAQDRGVTLDTLASVIDRGRTLPSLPEVPDGSAADALSALIYTSGSSGTPKGAMYTERLVRHFWIDFVPGQAVRPSIVLNYLPLSHMMGRGVLFSTLAKGGLACFTASSDLSTLFEDLSLVRPTEFLMVPRISDMLFQYYRAELSRRTEPDGDAAEQVREELREKVMGGRLLWAVTASAPPSDELTAFVENCLHVRLSDGYGSTEAGIVSLDGQVLRPPVTDHKLADVPELGYFATDSPHPRGELLIRSDRLVPGYFRRPDATAEAFDEDGFYRTGDIMARVGPDALRYVDRHSNVLKLSQGEFVTVSRLEALFSGSPVVRQIFLYGNSARAYLLAVVVPTQDALDRADGDPRRIRPVLRESLQELATEAGLNSYEIPRDFLIESEPFTQENGLLSGMRKPLRPALTKRYGEHLEALYTELAGREADELRALRRLGPDQPVPETVLRAAQALLGQQNGDLDPGARFLDLGGDSLTALSFSQLLKGIYRVDVPVDVVINPVNTLRRVADHIERALASEHRRPTADSLHGPDATRLDVADLRLDAFLDARAIGRAERPAGPLPEARTVLLTGANGYLGRFLCLEWLERVAQRGGTLVCVVRGSSAETARARLEAAFDSGDPELMERYHELAARHLHVIAGDIGEPDLGLDDRTWQRLADTVDLIVHPAALVNHVLPYDQLFGPNVRGTAELIRLAVTSRIKQFTYLSTVAVVFGNEAAADESADIRTACRTRGLEGDYADGYAASKWAGEVLLHEAHERFGLPVAVFRSNLILAHPRYRGQLNIPDVFTRLLLSLLATGIAPGSFYARDTGDGSAHYDALPVDFTARAITSLGDDAREGHRTYNVVNPHEDGISLDTFVDWLMTAGHPLTRVQDHAEWLDRFETALRGLPDHQKQHSLLPLLHAFAEPQKSLPGSALPADRFRAAVRAAALDEENDIPHLSPALITKYVADLRAQYLI, encoded by the coding sequence GTGTCCCACTCCCGACCCCCCGCCGCCGAACTCGACGCACGTACCGACCGTCGGAACGCCCACCTGTCCGCGACCGACGCGCAGTTCCGTGACACCGTGCCCCTGGACGCCGTCACCGAGGCGATCCGGCGGCCCGGACTGCCGCTCGCCGCCCTGGTGGCCACGGTGATGAAGGGCTACGCCGACCGTCCCGCCCTGGGCGAGCGTGCCACCGAGCCGGTCACCGACCCGGAGACAGGCCGGACCACGCTGCGCCTGCTGAAGCGGTTCGACACGCTCACCTACGGCGAACTCTGGGAACGGGTGGGCGCGGTGGCCTCCGAGTGGCGGCACCACCCCGAACACGCGATGGGCCCGGGTGACCTCGTCGCCGTTCTCGGGTCCACGAGCTCCGAGTACACCGTGGTGGAGCTGGCCTGCATCCGCTCCGGCATGGTGTCCGTTCCCCTCCAGGCCGGTACCTCGGCGTTACACCTGGCCCCCATCATCGAGCAGACCGGACCCCGCCTGCTCGTGGCGCACGTCGACCACGTGGCGGTCGCGATCGACATAGCGGCGAACGCCCCCTCCCTGCGCCGGATCATCCTCATCGGCCACCACTCCGAGATCACCGCCCACCAGGAGGAGCTGGACTCCGCGCGCGGCCGGCTCGCGGCGCAGGACCGAGGCGTCACCCTGGACACACTGGCATCGGTCATCGACCGGGGAAGGACGCTGCCGTCGCTCCCGGAGGTTCCCGACGGGTCGGCAGCCGACGCGCTCAGCGCACTGATCTACACCTCGGGCAGTTCCGGCACCCCCAAGGGCGCCATGTACACCGAGCGCCTGGTCAGGCACTTCTGGATCGATTTCGTACCCGGCCAAGCGGTTCGGCCCTCCATCGTGCTGAACTACCTGCCCTTGAGCCACATGATGGGCAGGGGGGTACTGTTCAGCACGCTCGCCAAGGGAGGCCTCGCCTGCTTCACGGCGTCCAGCGACCTGTCGACGCTCTTCGAAGACCTCTCGCTGGTCCGACCCACCGAGTTCCTCATGGTTCCCCGCATCTCCGACATGCTCTTCCAGTACTACCGGGCCGAGTTGTCCCGCCGGACCGAGCCGGACGGCGATGCAGCCGAGCAGGTGAGGGAGGAGTTGCGGGAGAAGGTCATGGGCGGCCGCCTCCTGTGGGCCGTCACCGCCTCCGCTCCACCGAGCGACGAGCTGACGGCGTTCGTCGAGAACTGCCTCCACGTCAGACTGTCCGACGGCTACGGGTCGACGGAAGCCGGCATCGTCTCCCTCGACGGCCAGGTGCTGCGCCCGCCGGTGACCGACCACAAGCTGGCCGACGTACCCGAGCTCGGATACTTCGCGACCGACTCACCGCACCCCAGGGGCGAACTGCTGATCAGGTCCGACCGGCTCGTCCCCGGCTACTTCCGGCGCCCGGACGCCACCGCCGAGGCCTTCGACGAGGACGGCTTCTACCGTACGGGCGACATCATGGCCCGCGTCGGCCCCGACGCGCTGAGGTACGTCGACCGCCACTCCAACGTCCTCAAGCTGTCACAGGGCGAATTCGTCACGGTCTCCCGCCTGGAGGCGCTCTTCAGCGGCAGTCCGGTCGTCCGGCAGATCTTCCTGTACGGCAACAGCGCCCGCGCCTATCTGCTCGCGGTCGTCGTGCCGACGCAGGACGCCCTCGACCGCGCAGACGGCGACCCCCGGCGCATCAGGCCGGTCCTGCGGGAGTCCCTGCAGGAACTCGCCACCGAGGCGGGACTGAACTCCTACGAGATCCCCAGGGACTTCCTCATCGAGAGCGAGCCGTTCACCCAGGAGAACGGACTGCTCTCCGGAATGCGCAAGCCGCTGCGGCCCGCCCTGACGAAGCGTTACGGCGAGCACCTCGAAGCGCTGTACACCGAATTGGCCGGCCGCGAGGCCGACGAACTGCGGGCACTGCGCCGGCTCGGCCCCGACCAGCCCGTGCCGGAGACCGTGCTCCGGGCCGCACAGGCGCTCCTCGGGCAGCAGAACGGCGACCTGGATCCCGGCGCACGCTTCCTCGACCTCGGCGGTGACAGCCTGACGGCACTGTCGTTCTCCCAGTTGCTGAAGGGGATCTACCGCGTCGATGTTCCTGTCGACGTGGTCATCAACCCGGTCAACACGCTGCGGCGGGTGGCCGACCACATCGAGCGGGCGCTCGCGTCGGAACACCGCCGCCCTACCGCCGACAGCCTCCACGGCCCTGACGCGACGCGACTCGACGTGGCCGACCTACGGCTGGACGCGTTCCTCGACGCGCGGGCCATCGGGCGGGCCGAACGGCCGGCCGGTCCGCTGCCCGAGGCCCGGACCGTGCTGCTGACCGGCGCCAACGGCTACCTGGGCCGTTTTCTGTGTCTCGAATGGCTGGAGCGCGTGGCGCAGCGCGGTGGCACGCTGGTGTGCGTGGTCCGCGGCTCCTCCGCCGAGACGGCCCGGGCACGGCTGGAGGCGGCCTTCGACAGCGGCGACCCGGAACTCATGGAGCGCTACCACGAGCTCGCCGCCCGGCATCTGCACGTGATCGCCGGCGACATCGGGGAACCGGACCTCGGACTCGACGACAGGACTTGGCAGCGGCTGGCCGACACCGTCGACCTGATCGTCCACCCGGCGGCACTGGTCAACCATGTCCTGCCCTACGACCAGTTGTTCGGTCCCAACGTACGGGGAACAGCCGAATTGATCAGGCTCGCGGTCACCTCCCGAATCAAGCAGTTCACCTACCTGTCGACGGTCGCCGTCGTCTTCGGGAACGAGGCAGCGGCCGACGAGTCGGCGGACATCCGCACCGCCTGCCGGACACGCGGCCTCGAAGGTGACTACGCCGACGGTTACGCGGCCAGCAAATGGGCCGGCGAGGTGCTGCTGCACGAGGCGCACGAAAGGTTCGGGCTGCCGGTCGCGGTCTTCCGCTCGAACCTGATCCTCGCGCACCCGCGCTACCGCGGCCAGCTCAACATCCCGGACGTCTTCACCCGCCTCCTGCTGAGCCTGCTGGCGACAGGCATCGCACCCGGCAGCTTCTACGCCCGCGACACGGGGGACGGCAGCGCACACTACGACGCACTCCCCGTGGACTTCACCGCGCGGGCGATCACCTCGCTGGGTGACGACGCACGAGAGGGCCACCGGACCTACAACGTGGTCAACCCGCACGAGGACGGCATCTCCCTCGACACGTTCGTCGACTGGCTGATGACAGCCGGGCACCCCTTGACCCGCGTCCAGGACCACGCCGAGTGGCTCGACCGTTTCGAGACCGCCCTGCGGGGCCTGCCCGACCACCAGAAGCAACATTCGCTGCTTCCTCTGCTGCACGCCTTCGCCGAGCCGCAGAAGTCACTGCCCGGGTCCGCCCTGCCGGCGGACCGGTTCCGTGCGGCGGTACGGGCCGCTGCCCTCGACGAGGAGAACGACATCCCTCATCTGTCACCGGCCCTGATCACCAAGTATGTGGCTGACCTGCGGGCGCAGTACCTGATTTGA
- a CDS encoding quinone oxidoreductase family protein — protein sequence MRRIRYHSYGGPEVLALEEIPAPVPKAGQVLIRAAAIAANFVDTQLRRGMAQTELYRRPLPRSLTGDVVGTVEAVGPDTDPALIGRRVATASEDAFCDLIVADTPRLVLVPDGLDAGTASALPMAAPVALGVLRAGRLTRGETVLVHSAAGAIGHLVVQLAKALGAGTVIATASTAAKLDFARAQGADIGVNYTDEDWPEQVRTAAPGGVDIVLDAAGGEILRRSLDVLAPYGRLVTYGAASGELGSIPVTDLFALRSVTGFSLIAAYAADPERAARDLAELTECAAQGFLHAAVHAQLPLTETSEVHRLLESRAQLGRILVAP from the coding sequence ATGCGACGAATCCGCTACCACTCCTACGGCGGCCCTGAGGTCCTTGCCTTGGAAGAGATCCCGGCGCCCGTCCCGAAAGCGGGACAGGTGCTGATCCGGGCCGCGGCGATCGCCGCCAACTTCGTGGACACCCAGCTCCGGCGCGGCATGGCTCAGACCGAGCTCTACCGGCGGCCCTTACCCAGGTCCCTCACCGGCGACGTGGTGGGCACGGTCGAGGCAGTCGGACCGGACACGGACCCGGCCCTGATTGGACGTCGGGTCGCCACGGCTTCCGAGGACGCGTTCTGTGACCTCATCGTCGCTGACACGCCGCGGCTCGTCCTGGTACCCGACGGGCTCGACGCAGGCACGGCCAGCGCGCTCCCCATGGCGGCACCAGTGGCCCTGGGCGTGCTGCGCGCCGGGCGTCTGACGCGCGGCGAGACTGTACTGGTGCACTCCGCCGCGGGCGCCATCGGCCACCTGGTCGTGCAGCTCGCGAAGGCGCTCGGTGCGGGTACGGTCATCGCCACGGCCAGTACAGCGGCCAAGCTGGACTTCGCCCGCGCCCAGGGCGCCGACATCGGCGTCAACTACACCGACGAGGACTGGCCGGAGCAGGTCCGCACGGCCGCGCCCGGCGGCGTGGATATCGTCCTCGACGCGGCCGGCGGCGAGATCCTGCGCCGAAGCCTGGACGTACTGGCACCGTACGGACGCCTGGTGACGTACGGTGCCGCGAGCGGCGAGCTCGGCAGCATCCCCGTCACCGACCTGTTCGCCCTGAGGTCCGTCACCGGGTTCTCCCTCATAGCCGCGTATGCGGCTGACCCCGAGCGCGCAGCGAGGGACCTGGCTGAACTTACCGAGTGCGCGGCCCAGGGATTCCTTCATGCAGCGGTCCACGCCCAGCTGCCGCTGACCGAGACCAGCGAGGTGCACCGGCTGCTGGAGAGCCGTGCACAGCTGGGCCGCATACTGGTCGCCCCATAA
- a CDS encoding TetR/AcrR family transcriptional regulator — MAEGRRERADATRNRRAILEATESLLAEHPPEQVSMERIAAAAGVGKGTVFHRFGNRAGLMRELMLERAHALRESVTEGPPPLGPGAPPRQRLLAFLDAVVDVVGRNKGLLAALGQAATAPCDAQKDSSEQHSVYGFWHGHISALITEERPDLDAEVVAHILLGALQNGPIVHLLGQGETRRLAMSLRLLATGALEE, encoded by the coding sequence ATGGCGGAAGGCCGCCGCGAACGCGCCGATGCGACACGCAATCGGCGCGCGATCCTTGAGGCCACGGAGAGCCTCCTTGCCGAGCACCCTCCGGAGCAGGTCTCGATGGAGCGCATCGCTGCCGCGGCGGGCGTGGGCAAGGGCACGGTGTTCCACCGTTTCGGCAACCGCGCGGGTCTGATGCGGGAGCTGATGCTGGAACGCGCTCACGCCCTGCGCGAATCGGTCACGGAAGGCCCCCCGCCACTGGGCCCGGGCGCTCCTCCCCGGCAACGGCTGCTGGCCTTCCTCGACGCGGTCGTGGACGTGGTCGGACGGAACAAGGGTCTGCTGGCCGCTCTCGGGCAGGCGGCGACAGCCCCTTGCGACGCCCAGAAGGACTCGTCGGAACAACACTCGGTCTACGGGTTCTGGCACGGCCACATCAGCGCGCTGATCACCGAGGAACGCCCCGACCTGGACGCCGAGGTCGTGGCCCATATCCTGCTCGGTGCCCTGCAGAACGGGCCGATCGTGCACCTGCTGGGGCAGGGAGAGACTCGACGGCTTGCAATGTCGCTGAGGCTGCTCGCCACCGGCGCGCTGGAGGAGTGA
- a CDS encoding ABC transporter permease, producing MPVTPGRGTLGGFAGAIASEWTKLFSVRAPYLCLLAGLAITVVFTYYYASIARINEHAIQPVGNAAASSAALVQFAVVVLATVAVTSEYSTGSVRASLLSMPRRHHVQAAKALVAAVVAFVAGATFAVVGTAVAWPAFGGRASFEVGPSLLQVLAVGLYQALVAVLTVGVAFATRHPAGALSILVTLLWALPSVLLGLGGPTLADLNDHLPQGSGDHFMRLGADPEQRPTAARTN from the coding sequence GTGCCCGTCACTCCTGGTCGGGGCACACTTGGTGGCTTCGCCGGGGCGATCGCCTCCGAATGGACCAAACTCTTCTCCGTCCGAGCCCCCTACCTCTGCCTGCTGGCGGGCCTCGCGATCACCGTTGTCTTCACCTACTACTACGCCTCGATCGCCCGCATCAACGAGCATGCGATCCAGCCCGTCGGGAACGCAGCGGCCTCCTCCGCCGCCCTCGTCCAGTTCGCGGTCGTCGTCCTGGCCACGGTCGCGGTCACCTCCGAATACTCGACGGGAAGCGTGCGCGCTTCCCTGCTGTCGATGCCCCGGCGGCATCATGTCCAGGCGGCGAAGGCACTGGTGGCGGCCGTGGTCGCGTTCGTCGCCGGCGCCACGTTCGCCGTCGTGGGCACGGCGGTGGCCTGGCCGGCGTTCGGCGGACGGGCCTCCTTCGAGGTCGGCCCGAGCCTCCTGCAGGTCCTCGCGGTCGGTCTCTACCAGGCGCTGGTCGCCGTGCTGACCGTCGGGGTGGCATTCGCCACGCGTCACCCGGCCGGCGCGCTGTCGATCCTCGTCACGCTCCTGTGGGCACTGCCGAGCGTGCTCCTGGGACTCGGCGGCCCGACGCTCGCGGACCTCAACGACCATCTGCCGCAGGGATCCGGAGACCACTTCATGCGCCTCGGCGCGGACCCAGAGCAGCGTCCGACCGCGGCACGGACGAACTGA